In Falsibacillus pallidus, the genomic window CGGAGAGATAGGGACCATTTATAAACAAGTAAATGTAGAAGCGGCTAAAGAAAGAGGACTTGAAATCGTATCAGCAAAACTCCCGCAGTTTATAAAAGAATTCAGTATGCTGGAGGGTGATCGGGTGGTATTTTGCTGGAGAGGCGGAATGCGGAGCAAAACCTCAGCAACAGTGGTGGATTTGATGGGTATACCTGTAAGCCGGCTCCAAGGCGGAGTCAGGTCCTACCGCAGATGGGTTGTGAAGGCACTTGAAGAATCTAATTTCACTCAGGATGCATTCGTTCTGAATGGATATACGGGTTCAGGAAAAACCACCATTTTACGTCGTTTGAAAAAACAAGGTTTCCCTGTCTTGGACCTGGAGCAGATGGCTAATCATCGGGGGTCGATTTTCGGACAAATTGGGTTGACGCCAAATAATCAAAAAATGTTCGAAGCGCTGCTCATTGAAGAAATGCAGGGTCTTGAGAATAGCCCATATTTTTTAATAGAAGCAGAAAGTCAAAGAATCGGGAAAATCATGCTGCCTCAATGGATTATGGATAAAAAAGAAAACGGTATTCAATTTTTTATCGATATGCCCCTGGAGATAAGAGCGTTAAATATCCTGGAAGAGTACCGTCCGTGGGAGCATGCAGAAGAGTGCATGATATCATTTCAAAAAATTAAGAGGCGCATTCATACCCCAATTGCTGCGCAGATCGAAAAAGACCTTGAACTTGGCCGGTACGAGTCTGCCGTCCAGATGCTGCTTGCCTATTATTACGATCCGCGCTATGAACATACAGCGAGCCAATATCCAAAAGAAAAGCAAATGAGGTTGAAGGTAAGCAACATAGAAGAGGCAGCCAATGCCATTCGTGAACTGATGGATTCTAAATTGAAAATTAGGCAATAAAGTACAAAAACCTCAGAGTGGATTCTGAGGTTTTTTATTTTGGCGCTTTTCGGATAGATTGTTGCTATTTTAACCACCTTTATAAGAAGTGATAAATTACCTATCAGGAGGCGGTTTCTCAATGATTAAAGACATCTTTGCCAGACGAAGTATTTGGACAAATACCTCTATTGGTTCAGTTTCCTTCAACAAAGTAAGAAGTTGGCGAAAAAAGAGCAGATAAACCAAATGCTTATCAGTGCTTGCCAAAACTCAAATAGTATTACAGTGAATTTCTTAAGGGAGATAAAAAACCATTCTAATAGGGAACGGCTGTAAATAGTTATTAAGTTAAGGAAGAATTCTGAGACAACATTTTTCTAATAATTCTTATTTGTC contains:
- the mnmH gene encoding tRNA 2-selenouridine(34) synthase MnmH — its product is MFKDLTIQELLEARKNKKITLIDVRSPSEYKTATIPGSINIPIFTDEERGEIGTIYKQVNVEAAKERGLEIVSAKLPQFIKEFSMLEGDRVVFCWRGGMRSKTSATVVDLMGIPVSRLQGGVRSYRRWVVKALEESNFTQDAFVLNGYTGSGKTTILRRLKKQGFPVLDLEQMANHRGSIFGQIGLTPNNQKMFEALLIEEMQGLENSPYFLIEAESQRIGKIMLPQWIMDKKENGIQFFIDMPLEIRALNILEEYRPWEHAEECMISFQKIKRRIHTPIAAQIEKDLELGRYESAVQMLLAYYYDPRYEHTASQYPKEKQMRLKVSNIEEAANAIRELMDSKLKIRQ